The following are encoded in a window of Peromyscus maniculatus bairdii isolate BWxNUB_F1_BW_parent chromosome X, HU_Pman_BW_mat_3.1, whole genome shotgun sequence genomic DNA:
- the LOC102914211 gene encoding uncharacterized protein LOC102914211 gives MVLLTLDMQRFFSGKGCIFKLSALLSSLLALVFEIIIASSQCWRPWRFDNNILQFVSFGLWEAYSPQELNESGTVTKMLVHTTTDSTRTISPEFQIAQTLIVWAILMKPVVLIFGVAAIKISCMKDPFVEMATYCYNVSASVLCVSSLFTLVSVSWNHFVDHYGQTTLDFPPYFPVNEEALITKYCTTVLPLGVLTAAISLFSAVIFLSEISVLQLQSWKKAQRASIVTTQEA, from the exons ATGGTTCTTCTCACCCTTGATATGCAAAg ATTTTTCAGTGGAAAAGGGTGCATCTTCAAGCTGAGTGCCCTCCTTAGCAGCCTATTAGCTTTGGTGTTTGAAATAATCATTGCAAGCAGCCAATGCTGGCGCCCGTGGAGATTCGACAACAACATTTTGCAATTTGTGTCCTTTGGACTCTGGGAGGCTTATTCCCCTCAAGAGCTTAATGAATCAGGGACTGTAACCAAGATGCTGGTGCACACCACTACCGATTCTACCAGGACCATTTCACCTGAGTTTCAGATTGCACAGACCCTGATAGTGTGGGCCATTTTGATGAAGcctgtggttttgatttttggtGTAGCTGCTATTAAGATCAGCTGCATGAAAGATCCATTTGTGGAGATGGCAACATACTGCTACAatgtttctgcctcagttttGTGTGTTAGCAGCCTGTTCACATTGGTTTCTGTCAGCTGGAACCACTTTGTAGATCATTATGGCCAAACCACTCTTGACTTTCCACCATACTTTCCTGTTAATGAAGAAGCATTGATAACCAAATACTGCACTACTGTGCTGCCATTAGGGGTTCTGACAGCTGCCATCTCACTTTTCAGTGCAGTTATCTTTCTTTCTGAGATAAGCGTTTTGCAACTACAGAGTTGGAAGAAGGCCCAGCGTGCTTCCATAGTGACCACTCAAGAGGCCTGA